The Arcobacter roscoffensis genome segment TTGTCTCTAATTTTTACAAGTGTTTTATTTTTTCTTTTTTTAATCTCAACAAAAATTACTCTATTTTCAGCTAAATTTAAAACCAAAGCATCTTTTGCATTATTTAAAATATTTATAAATACTTGAATAAACTCTGTTTCATGTCCTTGTATTACTATATTTTCAAAGCTTCTAATCACAGTAATATTTTCTTGTTCAAATTTAGAGTTAAGTAAATTTATTGTTTTTTCTAAAGTATCTGCTATATCAAATCTTACTTTTTCATCCTGAGGCTTAAAGAAGTATCTAAAATCATCAATTGTATGAGATAAATAATTAGAAGAATTTACAATGCAATCAACCGTATCATAGAAGAATTTATCATCTAAATCGTCAACTTGCTTTTTAACTTTTAAACCACTTGCACTTGTACTAATAACAGATAAAGGCTGTCTCCATTGATGTGCAATGTTTTCAAGCATTTCACCCATAGCTGCCATTTTTGATTGCCTTGCAAGCAATCTATCTTTTTTTAAATTCTCTTCAACTTCTTCTTTTACTCTATGCTCTAAGGTTTCATTTATTCTTTTTAGTTCTTGTGTCTTTTCTTCAACTTTTTTATTTAATTTTTCATTCATCTTTTTTAATAGATTTTGTCTGTAAAGTAATAAAGCACTTAAAATAAAAATAGCAAAGGTGATTTTAAATAAAAGCGCATAATCAAACTCTTTTTCATGTTGTACATAAACCCATTTATTACTTAAAGCTTCTACTTTTTCATCATCAAGACTATTTACAAATTTTGACATTATTTTATAAAGTTTAACATCACCTTTTTTTACACCAATTCTAATATCAATCTTCTCATCAATTTTTCCTGATATTTTCATATGAGATAAAAAATCTTTTTGAAGTATATACCAAGCTTTTCCCATAGCAGTAATTTGACCATAAAGCTCATCTTCATAAACTCTTTCTAAACCATCCTCTAAACTTTTAACTTTCACAAACTCTATATTAGGATATTTTGGTTTTAAAATTTCATATAAAGAAAAGCCATCTACAATTCCTATTTTTACATCTTTTAAACTTGATAGATTTTCAATAAAAGGTTTTTCATCTTTTGTCATAATTACAGATGGAACATCAACATATGCATTTGTAAAATTCATAAAAGATTTTCTATCTTGAGTTAACTGTGCAGTAGGAATAATATCACACTGATTACTTTTAATTAATTCTAAACTATTTTTTAAACTACTTGCTGGAATATAAGTTAAAGGTATTTTTATTTTTTCTTCAAGAATTTTTACAAAATCTGCAACTGAACCATATACTTTTCCATCTTTTATATCACTATATGGCATAGCATTTGGAATAATACAAGTTTTAATAAAAGCCTTTTGCTTTAAATACTCTTTTTCTTTATTTGTTAAAACAAGCTTATTATCTTCAAAATATATAAAATCATCAAAATCAATTACATTATTTGTAAGTCCCATGATATTATATAAATCATATATTCTTTGTAATTTCTCTTTTTTTATATGACCTAATTCTTTAGTATTAAAGTAAGACAGTTTCTTAAGCTGTTCACCCTCATAGATAAGCTCAGCTTTTGAAAGATTTTGAGAATTATACTTTTGTAAGATTAAATCTGCACTTTTTTCAATATTAGAATAGGCATATTCCCATCCTTTTAAAGAGGCATTTTTAAAAGCTAATGCAGTATCAATATCATTTTGAATCATTTTTTTACTTGTAAAAAGCAAATCACTATACATATCAAATCCAAATTTTTTTGGATCAAATACATTATATTCTATACCTCTTTGTTTTAATTCAAAAGGAGATTTTGAAATATATGCTGAAATTACATCTGTTTTTTTATCAATTAAATCATTGATATTATGAGTGTGTTTTATAAAATCAAGCTCTTCTAATCTTATATTTTTTGATCTTATCATAGCTTTTAGAGAAACTTCACTTGCATCATCTATAGTAGTCATTATATTTTTATTTTTAAAATCTTCAATAGAGTTTATACCTGATTCTTTAGTACTTACTAAAATTAAAGGTGTTGCTTGAAAAAGTGCGTACAAGGCTACTATATCTGTACCTTTTGACTTATCTAAAATTAAAGTTTCTCGCCCAACAGCAAAATCAAACTTTTGTTTTGCAACATCATTTGGAATATCTAAACCAAACTCAAAAGCTTTTATAGTTACATCTAATCCTGCTTCTTCATAAAAGCCTTTTTCTTTTGCCATATAATATCCAGCAAATTGGAATTGATCAAACCATGATAGCTGAATAGTAACTTTTTTTAAATCTTTTGAAAAAAGAAGACTTTGAGAAATTAGAAAAACAAAAATAAAATAGAATATACCTCTAAGCATGAACCCTTACCTTTTCTTATTGACAATATTATAACGAAGAATGTTTAGTTTATCTTTTTTTAGAGGCTAAAAAATAAAGGTTTTTCTAAAAAATACGAATAAAAAAATTTATTAAGTATATTAATAACATATCATTTTTTTATCACACCATTTTTATATAATTAGAAAAAATTTAGGAGTATTTTCAATGGAACATCAAGATTTAGAATTAAAACATATTGGAACAGTTGATGATAAAAGATATTTTATTTCAACAATAAAAATGCATGTAAGACACTCATGGCTAAATCAACACAACAATGTGTTTGTATATGAAACAATGATATTCAAAAAAGAAGACGGAAAAGTTATATACCATGAACCTGTATATAATAAAAGATACAACAGCTATGAAGATGCAATCAATGGTCATCAATATGTAGTTGAAAATACTGCTAAAATCATCAAAGAAGGTATTCTTTGTTAAATTCATAGGTTTATCCTATGAATTTATAATAAAACAACTAAAGCATATCCTACAAAAATAAGCAACATAAATAAAATAAAACCTAATAATAAAGGCTTTAAGCCAACACTAATAATCTCTTTAATTTTCGTATTATATCCCAGTGCAAACATTGCCATAGCTAATAAAAATAAATCAATTTCATTAATCAAATCAATTGTCTTTGCTTCAAGAATATTAAAAGAGTTAAATAAAATCACTATTATAAATAAAACTGCAAACCAAGGAATAGCAAGTTTTGTTTTTTGTGTATTTTTTGGAACAAAATTTAAAGCTACAAAAATCAAAAAAGGAGCTAAAAACATTACTCTTATCATTTTTACAACAACTGCATTATCTGATATTAGTTCATTATCTAAGCTATTAGCAGCTCCGACTACATGAGCTACCTCATGCAATGTTCCTCCTATGTATAAAGCCATTTTTTTCTCATTTAAACTTAATAATCCAAGATTATAAAAATAAGGATATATAAACATTGCTAGTGTTCCAAAAAGAACAACTGTTGATATTGCAAGACTAGTTTTATAAGCTTTGTTTTTTAGTACAGATTCAGTTGCTAAAACAGCTGCTGCTCCACATATAGAACTTCCAGCACTAATTAAAATAGCTATTTGCTTATCTATTTTAAGAAATTTAACGCCTATTATATATCCAAAAATAAAAGTAGTACATACAATAATAAAGCTATAAATAATTCCTTGCATTCCTATATCTTGTAGGTCACTTACTGTTAATCTAAAACCATACAAGACTATTGCAAGACGTAAAAGTTGTTTTGTACAAAAGCTTAGACTACTTTTGTTTTCTATAAAATTAAATCTATCTAAAACATTTGACAAAAATATACCTAGAAGTATTGCTATTATTAAAATTGAGAATCCTAGGTTTTCAATAAATGCTATTTTTGAAATATAAAAACTGAAAACTGTAAACACTAAAATATAAGCTATGCCTTTATAAAACTTAAAATCTTTAAAGTTTTGCATGATTTTTCCTTTTAATCTTGACTCCATTATAAAGGATTAATTTTTATTTGTAAAATTAATTAATTTTGCTATAATAATAAAAAAAATTTATAGGATATATTTTGATTACAATTAAAGAACTAGATATATTTTTTAAACTTTGTGAAGATTCTCATATATCAAATCTTGCAAAGCAAATAAATATGACCCAAGCAGCAATTTCATCAAGTCTTAACTCTTTGGAAAAAAAACTTGAAGAAAAGCTTTTTGATAGAGTTGGAAAAAGACTAATTTTAAATGAAAGGGGTAGACTTTTTAAAGAATACTCTTACAGTCCATACTTAGAACTTTTGTATAGTACTGAGATATTTAGTAATGATAAATTAAAAGGCAATTTAAAAATAGCTTCAAGTAAAACCTTCAACTGTATTGATTTATCATTATATGTATATGATTTTATATCAAAACACAATGTACAAATCACAAAACACTCAAATAATACAAAACAGATTATTCAATCTATTGTTGATTCTTCAATTGATATAGGTTTTATAGAAAATGAGTTTAATGACCCACATATAATAAAAGAAAAACTTAGTGATGATGAACTTATTATTGTAAGTGCAAATGAGCTTTATACTAATGAGAGTTATTTTATAGATGAATTATATAAAATGAATTGGATATTAAGAGAAAAAGGCTCTGCAACTAGAGAAATATTTTTAAATAAAATTCCAGATCCTGGAAATATAAATATAGCAATGGAAATATCAAATTTTGATGAAATCAAAGCCATATTACTTCATGATAAAAATAGCATTACTTGTATTTCAAAACTTGCAGTACAAAAAGAAGTAGAAG includes the following:
- a CDS encoding LysR family transcriptional regulator, whose translation is MITIKELDIFFKLCEDSHISNLAKQINMTQAAISSSLNSLEKKLEEKLFDRVGKRLILNERGRLFKEYSYSPYLELLYSTEIFSNDKLKGNLKIASSKTFNCIDLSLYVYDFISKHNVQITKHSNNTKQIIQSIVDSSIDIGFIENEFNDPHIIKEKLSDDELIIVSANELYTNESYFIDELYKMNWILREKGSATREIFLNKIPDPGNINIAMEISNFDEIKAILLHDKNSITCISKLAVQKEVEDKKLFKIKVKNIDFKRELFMIYHRDKYKSKLFLEFTSYIRDCFYKNFYE
- a CDS encoding ABC transporter substrate-binding protein, producing the protein MLRGIFYFIFVFLISQSLLFSKDLKKVTIQLSWFDQFQFAGYYMAKEKGFYEEAGLDVTIKAFEFGLDIPNDVAKQKFDFAVGRETLILDKSKGTDIVALYALFQATPLILVSTKESGINSIEDFKNKNIMTTIDDASEVSLKAMIRSKNIRLEELDFIKHTHNINDLIDKKTDVISAYISKSPFELKQRGIEYNVFDPKKFGFDMYSDLLFTSKKMIQNDIDTALAFKNASLKGWEYAYSNIEKSADLILQKYNSQNLSKAELIYEGEQLKKLSYFNTKELGHIKKEKLQRIYDLYNIMGLTNNVIDFDDFIYFEDNKLVLTNKEKEYLKQKAFIKTCIIPNAMPYSDIKDGKVYGSVADFVKILEEKIKIPLTYIPASSLKNSLELIKSNQCDIIPTAQLTQDRKSFMNFTNAYVDVPSVIMTKDEKPFIENLSSLKDVKIGIVDGFSLYEILKPKYPNIEFVKVKSLEDGLERVYEDELYGQITAMGKAWYILQKDFLSHMKISGKIDEKIDIRIGVKKGDVKLYKIMSKFVNSLDDEKVEALSNKWVYVQHEKEFDYALLFKITFAIFILSALLLYRQNLLKKMNEKLNKKVEEKTQELKRINETLEHRVKEEVEENLKKDRLLARQSKMAAMGEMLENIAHQWRQPLSVISTSASGLKVKKQVDDLDDKFFYDTVDCIVNSSNYLSHTIDDFRYFFKPQDEKVRFDIADTLEKTINLLNSKFEQENITVIRSFENIVIQGHETEFIQVFINILNNAKDALVLNLAENRVIFVEIKKRKNKTLVKIRDNAGGIKPKILDKIFEPYFTTKHNSTGTGIGLYMCDQIISKYMNGVIDVSNKRFEYKDEKYKGAEFSVILYDDNLD
- a CDS encoding YeiH family protein, encoding MQNFKDFKFYKGIAYILVFTVFSFYISKIAFIENLGFSILIIAILLGIFLSNVLDRFNFIENKSSLSFCTKQLLRLAIVLYGFRLTVSDLQDIGMQGIIYSFIIVCTTFIFGYIIGVKFLKIDKQIAILISAGSSICGAAAVLATESVLKNKAYKTSLAISTVVLFGTLAMFIYPYFYNLGLLSLNEKKMALYIGGTLHEVAHVVGAANSLDNELISDNAVVVKMIRVMFLAPFLIFVALNFVPKNTQKTKLAIPWFAVLFIIVILFNSFNILEAKTIDLINEIDLFLLAMAMFALGYNTKIKEIISVGLKPLLLGFILFMLLIFVGYALVVLL